A region from the Aquimarina sp. ERC-38 genome encodes:
- a CDS encoding glycosyl hydrolase 115 family protein, producing MIKNIIALVMVLHCSISVAFSKNMVVHNNVVMHQESPSDAVQYAIKALRQDLHRKFGTSISDKPKVDFYFKIDTTLHKFDTYKIEFKKQSIHFTGSDELGLVHAIYTFSEEYLGIDPFIYFTDLMPTIEESITIKIGVITSKPYTFKHRAFFVNDEDLITGFRMEKQEYGFNMEFMEKFYETMLRLKLTGTIPSTLVFSDEAHLKLASDMGLYICQNAGEVVGSVPLFWPKNIPYSWSTHKEYFIEFWTKAIERQAGKNVIWNLGFRGLLDHAFWDDDPNISDDSPDTDKARVINEAIATQYELVKKITGNPNPLVSGYLWGHVGGLYRKGLIKFPENTILLFADTGYGVFPDRTFEIAKKGTTKKGIYQHVSYHNRKSHLRINTIHPNVLHREISKAIDHNMTEMGVLNMSNMKEKIFGIHQVVNYFTDFKKYKNYPSGNYYFDWYVDQKYQSKSTNLKQSYKDFFSNQFDLGDPERKPGDEWYSYYVEMMLNMVHQRKVNTRFFKSEFPGNRKSEFIQLKGFEAKINLALKEYYALYQSAEQLWEVSVQRSLESAGELSGNRRNFYFSDLVYPTQKLWHLTGMAADLTLALQYYVIEDYHQAQLATYAAHQHAKKALLIEQQIEENASGKFEGWYRWDDNAMTWRIEKHIATFLQHTKDMKFFNLPYKYRNSKTRGSQYKYQPWFESEYQKELIYLENAK from the coding sequence ATGATTAAAAATATAATTGCTTTAGTTATGGTGTTACACTGTTCCATCAGTGTAGCTTTTTCAAAAAATATGGTAGTACACAATAATGTAGTTATGCATCAGGAAAGTCCATCAGACGCTGTGCAGTATGCCATAAAAGCTTTACGACAAGATTTACACCGTAAGTTTGGAACAAGTATCAGTGACAAACCTAAAGTTGACTTTTATTTTAAAATAGATACTACTTTACATAAATTCGATACTTATAAAATTGAATTTAAAAAGCAAAGTATTCATTTTACCGGATCTGATGAATTAGGTCTTGTTCATGCTATTTATACTTTTTCAGAAGAATATTTAGGTATTGATCCGTTTATCTATTTTACTGACCTGATGCCGACTATTGAAGAAAGCATTACTATTAAAATAGGTGTCATAACTTCCAAACCATATACCTTTAAACATCGTGCCTTTTTTGTAAACGACGAGGATCTTATCACCGGATTCCGAATGGAAAAACAGGAATACGGATTTAATATGGAATTTATGGAAAAATTCTATGAAACCATGTTACGACTTAAATTAACCGGAACCATTCCGTCAACCCTGGTTTTTTCTGACGAGGCACACCTTAAATTGGCTTCTGATATGGGTTTATACATTTGCCAAAATGCCGGAGAAGTAGTAGGAAGTGTTCCTTTATTTTGGCCTAAAAACATCCCTTATTCCTGGAGTACGCATAAAGAATATTTTATTGAATTCTGGACAAAAGCTATTGAACGCCAGGCAGGAAAAAATGTTATTTGGAATCTTGGTTTTAGAGGTTTACTAGATCACGCCTTTTGGGATGATGATCCGAATATATCGGATGATAGTCCTGATACGGATAAAGCTCGTGTAATCAATGAAGCCATCGCAACACAATACGAACTGGTTAAAAAAATCACTGGAAATCCAAATCCGCTAGTAAGCGGGTACCTTTGGGGACATGTGGGAGGATTGTATCGTAAAGGACTTATAAAATTTCCGGAAAACACTATTTTACTATTTGCAGATACCGGATATGGGGTATTCCCTGATCGCACCTTTGAAATCGCCAAAAAAGGTACTACTAAAAAGGGTATTTACCAACATGTTTCCTATCATAACCGAAAGTCGCATTTACGGATAAATACCATTCACCCCAATGTTTTACACCGCGAAATATCAAAAGCAATAGATCATAACATGACTGAAATGGGAGTGCTAAATATGAGCAACATGAAGGAAAAAATCTTTGGAATTCATCAGGTGGTAAATTATTTTACGGACTTTAAAAAATATAAGAATTACCCTTCCGGAAACTACTATTTTGATTGGTACGTTGATCAAAAATATCAATCTAAATCTACCAATTTAAAACAAAGTTATAAAGATTTTTTCTCCAACCAGTTCGATTTAGGTGATCCGGAACGTAAACCAGGTGATGAATGGTACTCTTATTATGTTGAAATGATGCTGAATATGGTTCATCAACGCAAAGTTAACACGCGGTTCTTTAAATCTGAATTTCCCGGAAATCGTAAATCCGAATTTATACAGTTAAAAGGTTTTGAAGCAAAAATAAACCTGGCCTTAAAAGAATATTATGCATTGTACCAGTCTGCTGAACAACTTTGGGAGGTTTCCGTACAACGATCCCTGGAAAGTGCAGGTGAACTATCCGGCAACCGGCGTAATTTCTATTTTTCGGATCTGGTTTATCCAACGCAAAAACTCTGGCACCTCACGGGTATGGCTGCGGATTTAACCTTGGCTTTACAATATTATGTAATCGAAGACTATCATCAAGCCCAACTTGCTACGTATGCAGCGCACCAGCACGCTAAAAAAGCACTGCTTATTGAACAGCAAATTGAAGAAAATGCTTCCGGAAAGTTTGAGGGTTGGTACCGGTGGGATGACAATGCAATGACCTGGAGAATAGAAAAACATATTGCCACCTTTTTACAACATACAAAAGACATGAAATTTTTTAACCTACCCTATAAATACCGAAATTCAAAAACTAGGGGAAGCCAATATAAATATCAACCCTGGTTTGAAAGTGAGTATCAAAAAGAATTAATCTATCTAGAAAATGCCAAATAA